From the genome of Desulfocurvibacter africanus subsp. africanus DSM 2603, one region includes:
- a CDS encoding ERCC4 domain-containing protein codes for MRVLIDTREQAPFTFDKYECEQVRGTLPTGDYSLAGLEDRVAVERKSLDDLVGCLTTGRERFERELAWAAALDRFAVVVEAGLQDMAQGRYRSKMQPHAALQSVLAFQARHGTAFLWAGNRQGAEYVTFHFLRHYLREARERLNAITRAVLY; via the coding sequence ATGCGAGTGCTAATCGACACCCGCGAGCAAGCGCCCTTCACCTTCGACAAGTACGAGTGCGAGCAGGTCCGGGGCACCCTTCCCACTGGCGACTATTCCCTTGCTGGGCTTGAGGACCGCGTGGCCGTCGAGCGCAAAAGCCTTGATGACCTTGTGGGCTGTTTGACCACAGGCCGTGAGCGATTCGAGCGCGAGCTTGCGTGGGCCGCTGCCCTGGACCGCTTCGCCGTGGTCGTGGAGGCGGGGCTACAGGACATGGCCCAAGGCCGCTACCGCTCGAAGATGCAGCCCCATGCAGCCCTGCAAAGCGTTCTGGCCTTCCAGGCGCGACACGGTACCGCCTTCCTGTGGGCGGGCAACCGGCAAGGCGCGGAGTATGTGACCTTCCATTTCCTACGTCACTACCTGCGAGAAGCGCGGGAGAGGTTGAATGCGATAACTAGAGCAGTTCTCTATTGA
- a CDS encoding transposase, translated as MVLVGIGVVFREYVREVLVRTLKPGDIVVADNLSAHKDAQARALIKQSGATNWSLPAYSPDLNPIEQMWSKVKALLRGLKARTEEALYKGLAQALDSVTPEDALGWFRACGYLPAQ; from the coding sequence ATGGTTTTGGTCGGGATTGGAGTTGTATTTCGTGAGTATGTCCGTGAAGTTCTGGTCAGAACGCTTAAGCCTGGCGATATTGTCGTCGCGGACAATCTCTCGGCGCACAAAGATGCGCAAGCAAGGGCATTGATAAAACAATCCGGAGCCACGAACTGGTCTCTGCCAGCCTACTCTCCAGACCTAAATCCGATTGAACAGATGTGGAGCAAGGTGAAAGCCCTCCTGCGAGGGCTCAAGGCTCGCACGGAAGAGGCCTTGTACAAAGGGCTGGCACAGGCCCTGGATAGCGTCACCCCTGAAGATGCATTGGGATGGTTCAGGGCCTGCGGGTATCTGCCAGCTCAATAG